A DNA window from Deltaproteobacteria bacterium contains the following coding sequences:
- a CDS encoding desulfoferrodoxin: MAEKLQIYKCEKCGNIVEVLHGGKGELVCCGEPMKLFVENTVDAAREKHVPVVEKTSDGFLVKVGGVAHPMEEKHYIEWIELIADGKAYRQFLNPGDKPEAFFRIDAAQVTAREYCNLHGLWKA; encoded by the coding sequence ATGGCCGAGAAACTCCAGATTTACAAGTGTGAAAAGTGCGGAAACATTGTCGAAGTCTTGCATGGTGGTAAGGGAGAACTGGTTTGCTGCGGTGAACCCATGAAACTCTTCGTTGAGAACACGGTGGATGCCGCCAGGGAGAAACATGTTCCTGTGGTAGAGAAGACCTCCGATGGTTTTCTGGTCAAGGTGGGCGGCGTTGCCCATCCAATGGAGGAAAAGCACTACATCGAGTGGATCGAGCTTATCGCCGACGGCAAGGCTTACAGGCAATTTCTCAATCCCGGGGACAAGCCTGAGGCCTTCTTCAGGATCGATGCAGCCCAGGTGACGGCCCGTGAGTACTGCAACCTTCACGGCCTCTGGAAGGCATGA
- a CDS encoding rubrerythrin family protein — MSKTEQNLKEAFAGESQANRRYLAFADQAEKEGKLQVAKLFKAAAAAETVHAHSHLRALKGVHNTRENLKEAIAGETHEFTKMYPQMIEDAKEEGNRIAERSFTYANAVEKVHADLYQKALDHIEDLEEVDYYVCSVCGYTCEKEPPEKCPVCGATPKAFFKPY, encoded by the coding sequence ATGAGCAAAACAGAGCAGAATCTGAAAGAGGCATTTGCAGGAGAATCTCAGGCCAACCGTCGATACCTCGCCTTCGCCGATCAGGCTGAAAAGGAGGGAAAGCTGCAGGTGGCAAAATTATTCAAGGCGGCCGCTGCGGCGGAAACCGTTCATGCCCACTCCCATCTCCGGGCCTTAAAGGGGGTCCATAATACCCGGGAGAATCTCAAGGAGGCCATTGCCGGGGAAACCCATGAATTCACCAAGATGTACCCCCAGATGATAGAGGATGCCAAGGAAGAAGGGAACAGGATCGCTGAGCGAAGCTTCACATATGCCAATGCCGTTGAAAAGGTTCATGCGGACTTGTACCAGAAGGCTTTGGACCATATAGAGGATCTTGAGGAGGTGGATTATTACGTCTGCTCAGTTTGCGGGTATACTTGCGAAAAAGAGCCCCCGGAGAAGTGTCCTGTTTGTGGGGCCACACCCAAGGCCTTTTTCAAACCATATTGA
- a CDS encoding FprA family A-type flavoprotein, which produces MGKALLVYSTRSGDTESIANLIAEGIRFEGGEAEVVNVQDIKDKEDLLGYDAYVFGSATYHGEMMQPMKTMLFLAEKADLEGKIGGAFGAFGWSGEAPDRIFDTMKNIYGMNMVGAPLRLKSASLQGGTRMAQDYGREIANKMKG; this is translated from the coding sequence ATGGGAAAGGCCCTTTTAGTCTACAGCACGCGGTCCGGTGATACGGAGAGCATCGCGAACCTTATCGCGGAGGGGATCCGGTTCGAGGGCGGGGAGGCAGAAGTGGTGAACGTCCAGGACATCAAAGACAAGGAGGATCTCCTGGGGTACGACGCCTATGTCTTCGGCTCGGCCACTTACCACGGTGAAATGATGCAGCCCATGAAAACCATGCTCTTCCTCGCCGAAAAAGCCGATCTTGAGGGAAAGATCGGCGGTGCCTTCGGTGCCTTTGGCTGGAGCGGGGAGGCCCCGGACCGCATTTTTGATACCATGAAAAATATATACGGGATGAACATGGTCGGTGCACCTTTGAGATTGAAATCGGCCTCGCTACAGGGTGGAACACGGATGGCCCAAGACTACGGCCGTGAGATAGCCAATAAGATGAAAGGTTAA
- a CDS encoding rubredoxin: MAQPEDMWQCQTINCGYIYDPDRGDRKGKIPKGTRFEDLPEDWKCPVCGAGRKMFRPLAGPGSVAEEGS, encoded by the coding sequence ATGGCCCAGCCTGAAGATATGTGGCAATGCCAGACAATAAATTGCGGTTACATCTATGACCCGGACAGGGGGGACAGGAAGGGAAAGATCCCGAAAGGGACCCGCTTCGAGGACCTGCCCGAGGACTGGAAATGTCCGGTATGCGGGGCAGGGAGAAAGATGTTTCGTCCCCTTGCAGGACCCGGTTCGGTTGCGGAGGAGGGAAGCTGA
- a CDS encoding rubrerythrin family protein, which yields MPELKGSQTEKNLLTAFAGESQARNRYTYFASQARKDGYVQIADIFEETANQEREHAKRLFKFLEGGEVEVKASFPAGVIGTTVENLLAAAQGEHYEYTEMYPSFADTAESEGFTEIAGVFRAIAVAEKQHEKRYRELAANIQNGRVFKRDSEVVWRCRNCGYLHKGTEAPETCPACAHPQAHFELLGENW from the coding sequence ATGCCGGAACTCAAGGGAAGCCAAACGGAAAAAAATCTGCTTACCGCCTTTGCGGGTGAATCCCAGGCCCGGAACCGATACACATACTTCGCGAGCCAGGCCAGAAAAGACGGTTATGTGCAGATCGCCGACATCTTCGAAGAGACGGCCAACCAGGAACGGGAACACGCCAAGCGGCTTTTCAAATTCCTGGAAGGCGGTGAAGTGGAGGTGAAGGCGAGTTTTCCTGCGGGTGTCATCGGCACCACTGTGGAAAATCTGCTGGCCGCCGCACAAGGTGAACACTACGAGTATACGGAGATGTACCCGTCCTTTGCCGATACGGCCGAAAGTGAGGGATTCACCGAAATCGCAGGGGTATTCAGGGCTATTGCCGTGGCCGAAAAACAGCACGAGAAAAGGTACAGGGAACTCGCAGCCAACATTCAAAACGGCCGAGTCTTCAAACGGGATTCAGAAGTGGTCTGGCGGTGCAGGAACTGCGGGTATCTCCACAAGGGCACTGAGGCCCCGGAGACCTGCCCTGCCTGCGCTCATCCACAGGCCCATTTCGAGTTGCTGGGGGAGAACTGGTAG
- a CDS encoding transcriptional repressor has protein sequence MGTDKKYRMTDQRRVILEEVRKSCDHPTADEIYERVKRRLPRISLGTVYRNLDMLAGSGLIKKLEPGRTLMRYDGNTSQHYHTICVRCGKVDDTPVEPVRSTLDLLEKVVGKLTRYGIFGHKLEFLGLCKDCRVREDED, from the coding sequence ATGGGCACTGACAAAAAATATCGGATGACGGATCAACGCCGGGTAATCCTGGAGGAGGTCCGGAAAAGTTGCGATCACCCTACAGCCGACGAAATATATGAAAGGGTGAAGAGGCGGCTGCCTCGAATCAGCTTGGGCACCGTGTACCGGAACCTGGACATGCTGGCCGGCAGCGGGCTTATCAAGAAGCTGGAACCGGGCCGCACATTGATGCGCTATGACGGAAATACGTCCCAACATTATCACACCATATGCGTTCGTTGCGGAAAAGTGGATGACACCCCGGTTGAACCGGTTAGAAGCACCTTGGATCTTCTCGAGAAGGTTGTGGGGAAACTGACTCGGTACGGAATCTTCGGACACAAACTCGAATTCCTGGGACTTTGCAAGGATTGCAGAGTACGGGAAGACGAAGATTAG